In a genomic window of Sulfuriferula nivalis:
- the purE gene encoding 5-(carboxyamino)imidazole ribonucleotide mutase, translated as MSAPQIGIVMGSNSDWAVMQQAALILRSFDVAFEAKVVSAHRTPDLLFDYAASAQSRGLRAIIAGAGGAAHLPGMLAAKTIVPVLGVPVPSKYLKGMDSLLSIVQMPKGIPVATFAIGEAGAANAALFALAILATEQPVLAQKLADFRAKQEATVLAMDLPDVVVE; from the coding sequence ATGAGCGCACCACAAATAGGCATAGTTATGGGTAGCAACAGCGATTGGGCAGTGATGCAACAGGCTGCGCTGATACTCAGATCATTTGATGTGGCGTTTGAAGCGAAAGTGGTGTCTGCGCACCGTACACCTGATTTACTGTTTGATTATGCTGCGTCAGCCCAGTCACGTGGCTTGCGTGCGATTATCGCGGGTGCTGGCGGGGCTGCGCATTTGCCGGGCATGCTGGCAGCGAAAACTATAGTCCCTGTGCTCGGTGTGCCGGTACCGTCCAAATATTTGAAGGGGATGGATTCATTGCTCTCTATCGTGCAAATGCCTAAAGGCATCCCCGTTGCAACATTTGCCATCGGTGAAGCGGGCGCAGCCAATGCAGCCTTATTTGCGCTGGCAATACTGGCAACTGAGCAACCCGTGTTAGCACAAAAACTGGCGGATTTCCGTGCCAAGCAAGAGGCGACAGTGTTAGCGATGGATTTGCCTGACGTGGTGGTGGAATGA
- a CDS encoding LolA-related protein, with protein sequence MMLFNRLLSIIPLLLCSSLSQAASWDIDQLMHNLALTRSGHATFVEKKTLALLDQPVTSSGELLYAAPDHLEKRTIKPKVENMLVDGDNLDIERGKKTYHLQLSDYPELAAFIDSIRGTLAGDRKALERTYQLSLEGNAANWTLQLIPNNARMQQVISRIRIMGAGDEVRSIDIAQTDGDSSHMQIEKVATP encoded by the coding sequence ATGATGCTATTCAACCGCCTGCTATCAATAATACCCTTACTACTATGCAGCAGCCTGAGCCAGGCTGCCAGCTGGGATATAGACCAGCTCATGCATAATCTTGCATTGACGCGCTCCGGACATGCGACCTTTGTTGAGAAAAAAACCCTGGCACTGCTCGACCAACCAGTCACATCCTCCGGTGAACTGCTATATGCTGCACCCGACCATCTGGAAAAGCGCACCATCAAACCCAAAGTTGAAAATATGCTGGTCGACGGCGATAATCTGGACATCGAACGCGGCAAGAAAACATACCATCTGCAATTATCAGACTATCCTGAACTAGCCGCTTTTATTGATAGCATCCGCGGCACGCTGGCGGGTGATCGCAAAGCCCTGGAACGCACCTACCAGCTCAGTCTTGAAGGCAATGCCGCGAACTGGACGCTACAGCTGATCCCCAACAACGCACGTATGCAGCAAGTAATTAGCCGCATACGGATTATGGGTGCAGGCGATGAAGTACGCAGCATAGACATTGCGCAGACCGATGGCGACAGCTCACATATGCAAATTGAAAAAGTGGCAACGCCGTGA
- a CDS encoding phosphopantetheine-binding protein yields MSDNHSTTDNSLFYPEIAALMVEALNLEISADEITLDAPLYGDGLGLDSIDVLEIALVVSKRYGLQLRADNADNQHIFSSLRNLTDYIAAHRSK; encoded by the coding sequence ATGTCAGACAACCACTCAACTACTGATAACAGCCTGTTCTATCCAGAGATCGCCGCACTCATGGTCGAAGCGCTTAATCTTGAAATTTCTGCCGACGAGATCACGCTGGATGCACCACTATATGGTGATGGACTTGGTCTGGATTCTATAGACGTGCTCGAAATCGCACTCGTGGTATCCAAACGCTATGGCCTGCAGCTACGCGCAGACAACGCGGATAATCAGCACATATTCAGCTCGTTGCGCAATCTGACTGACTACATCGCAGCACATCGAAGCAAGTAA
- a CDS encoding cation:proton antiporter — MTITPHIATHKSEALLFFTLLQLTIIVLAARVGGSVALRVGQSAVVGEIIIGILLGPSLFGLLAPDIFQYVFHSGAPEPMQMLSQIGLILLMFQIGLEFDFAHLAAPKHRKSVMLIALASLILPFAFGFATGQVSAHLLSPSANALGTALFIATAFSITALPILGRIMMEFNMTRTPIGVIAISAAAINDVIGWLLLALITTLTLSDFNAGYFALKIGLVLGFFVLSWFAVRPVMKRILHHCDAQSGALSHNLLGIVLAAIFLSAMVTYQLGIFAIFGGFMMGVLLHDEHAFVRTWKARISPFVMVFFLPIFFTYTGLRTNIGSLDTLTAWGWCAMIILLATVGKFGGAYIAARIAGMSHAEGKVMGIMMNTRALMELIVINVGYDLGVISQQMFTMLVIMAIFSTVITSPLLRRWLPAIGIAIPTHTTKLDHSAHEQHG, encoded by the coding sequence ATGACTATTACGCCACATATTGCCACGCATAAATCCGAAGCACTGCTGTTTTTTACCTTGCTACAACTCACGATTATCGTATTGGCGGCGAGAGTTGGTGGCAGTGTCGCATTGCGTGTCGGGCAGTCTGCTGTCGTAGGCGAAATCATCATCGGCATCTTGCTCGGGCCATCGCTATTTGGCCTGCTGGCACCTGACATATTTCAATATGTATTTCATTCTGGCGCACCTGAACCGATGCAGATGCTGTCCCAAATTGGCTTAATCCTGCTCATGTTCCAGATTGGGCTGGAATTCGATTTCGCTCACTTGGCAGCGCCCAAACATCGAAAATCAGTGATGCTGATTGCCCTCGCCAGCCTGATCCTGCCCTTTGCATTTGGTTTTGCTACAGGTCAAGTCAGTGCGCACTTACTTTCACCCTCTGCTAACGCACTAGGCACAGCACTGTTTATTGCCACCGCATTTTCCATCACTGCCTTACCTATCCTCGGGCGCATCATGATGGAATTTAACATGACGCGTACGCCTATTGGCGTCATTGCCATCAGCGCCGCAGCTATTAATGATGTTATTGGCTGGCTGTTATTAGCACTGATTACCACACTAACCTTGTCCGATTTCAACGCAGGCTATTTTGCATTGAAAATTGGCCTGGTTCTGGGATTTTTCGTACTCAGCTGGTTTGCTGTGCGCCCTGTGATGAAACGCATCTTGCATCATTGCGACGCACAGTCCGGTGCGCTTTCACACAACTTGCTGGGCATCGTGCTGGCAGCCATCTTCTTATCTGCCATGGTGACTTACCAACTGGGAATATTCGCAATATTTGGCGGCTTTATGATGGGCGTGTTGCTGCACGACGAGCACGCTTTTGTGCGCACCTGGAAAGCACGCATCAGCCCGTTTGTGATGGTATTTTTCCTGCCTATATTCTTTACCTATACCGGTCTGCGAACCAATATCGGCAGTCTGGACACACTCACTGCGTGGGGATGGTGTGCGATGATCATACTGCTAGCTACAGTGGGGAAATTCGGTGGCGCCTACATTGCAGCGCGGATTGCCGGCATGAGTCATGCAGAAGGCAAAGTAATGGGCATCATGATGAATACCCGCGCACTAATGGAACTCATCGTGATCAACGTAGGTTATGACCTGGGAGTGATCTCGCAACAGATGTTTACTATGCTGGTCATTATGGCCATATTCAGCACGGTCATTACCTCACCCCTGTTACGGCGCTGGCTACCAGCAATCGGCATCGCGATACCCACACACACGACCAAGCTGGATCACTCTGCACATGAGCAGCATGGGTAA
- a CDS encoding MMPL family transporter, which yields MKFTASRTAITLWLIFILGCSAIITRSHFTADLSAFLPRSPTPAQQLLLEQIHDGLASRLILVGIKGADAPARARISKQMAQQLRQNSQFVSVNNGEPVTAEQDRAYWFNHRYLLSATVTPERFGVAGLHNAISDSIDLLASPAGLLVKSMLPHDPTGEMVELLTQFSNSRPPALRDGAWISHDGSRALLLIQTRASGADTDAQQLAMTQIEQAYQLAAGTKATTQLEMTGPGVFSVKSRNTIKAQVTLLSIISVGLIATLLLLVYRSPTALILGFMPVISGALAGIAAVSLGFGTVHGITLGFGTALIGEAVDYSIYLFVQSEQRQHELWIKRYWPTIRLGVLTSIAGFASLLFSGFPGLAQLGLYSIAGLITAAAVTRYVLPHLLPDNFHIHDVTAIGIKLSCLEQNAPKLRWLAAGMLLLALAIVAKNHDHIWDDKISSLSPVSQADIALDTQLRADSGAPDVRYLVVISETTQEAVLRSSEQVANVLQTQVERGELASFDSPSHYLPSTASQRTRQASLPTAEQLQENLTNAVLGLPIQANRLSPFLTDVASARTQPLLQLSDLRGTSMAMAVDALLIHHGSDWRALLPLTALPNTEINAAHIRAALHGLPNVILVDMTQESNQLYSSYLHEAILLSLGGLVAVIALLLIVFRSPARVLRILAPLAVAVITVTAGLTLLGHALTILHLIGLLLVVAIGSNYALFFDRNTNTPAIAPRTLASMFFANLTTVAGFGLLAFSDVSILQAMGMTVAPGVILALIYSAIFARTAHAEN from the coding sequence GTGAAATTTACAGCGAGCCGCACTGCTATCACCCTCTGGCTCATATTCATACTGGGCTGCAGCGCGATTATCACTCGCAGTCATTTCACTGCCGACTTGTCCGCTTTTTTACCGCGTAGTCCCACACCTGCGCAGCAACTGTTACTGGAACAGATACACGACGGCCTCGCCTCACGACTCATACTGGTTGGCATCAAAGGTGCCGACGCCCCTGCCCGCGCCCGCATCTCCAAGCAGATGGCACAACAGTTACGCCAGAACAGTCAGTTTGTCAGCGTCAACAATGGCGAGCCAGTCACCGCCGAGCAAGACCGTGCCTACTGGTTTAATCATCGATATTTATTAAGTGCCACTGTCACCCCAGAACGCTTCGGTGTCGCTGGTTTGCATAATGCAATCAGTGACAGCATAGATTTACTCGCGTCGCCGGCAGGGCTTTTAGTCAAGAGTATGTTGCCACATGACCCGACCGGGGAAATGGTAGAGCTCCTCACCCAGTTCAGTAACAGCCGGCCGCCCGCGCTACGCGATGGCGCGTGGATATCCCATGATGGCAGCCGCGCCCTGTTGCTGATCCAGACCCGCGCATCAGGTGCGGATACCGATGCACAACAGCTAGCCATGACCCAGATTGAACAGGCATATCAGCTTGCTGCAGGAACGAAAGCGACAACTCAACTGGAAATGACTGGCCCCGGCGTATTCTCGGTCAAATCACGCAACACCATTAAAGCGCAAGTCACTTTACTCTCCATCATTAGTGTAGGGCTGATCGCCACTTTGCTGTTGCTGGTGTACCGCTCACCGACTGCACTGATACTGGGATTTATGCCTGTAATCAGCGGCGCGCTGGCAGGCATAGCGGCTGTCAGCCTCGGCTTTGGCACTGTACATGGCATTACGTTGGGATTTGGCACTGCCCTCATAGGCGAGGCTGTCGATTATTCTATCTACCTGTTTGTACAGTCAGAACAGCGCCAGCACGAACTATGGATTAAACGCTACTGGCCCACCATACGACTGGGTGTGCTGACCTCGATCGCGGGCTTTGCTTCTCTGCTATTTTCAGGCTTTCCCGGTTTGGCGCAGCTGGGACTATATTCCATTGCTGGCCTGATTACGGCAGCGGCAGTCACGCGCTACGTCTTACCTCACCTGCTGCCTGACAATTTCCACATTCATGACGTTACAGCCATAGGTATCAAACTGTCTTGTCTGGAACAAAACGCACCGAAACTGCGCTGGCTCGCAGCAGGAATGCTGTTACTCGCGCTAGCCATCGTCGCCAAAAATCACGATCACATCTGGGATGATAAAATTTCCTCACTGAGCCCGGTCTCTCAGGCAGATATTGCACTAGACACGCAGTTACGTGCTGACTCTGGCGCGCCGGACGTACGCTATCTGGTCGTCATCTCCGAGACCACGCAAGAAGCCGTACTGCGCAGCAGTGAACAGGTCGCCAATGTTCTGCAAACGCAGGTAGAACGCGGAGAGCTGGCAAGTTTTGACAGCCCCAGCCACTATTTACCTAGCACCGCCAGTCAACGCACGCGGCAAGCCAGTCTGCCAACGGCCGAGCAATTACAGGAAAACCTGACAAATGCTGTCCTAGGTTTACCGATACAGGCAAATCGGCTCAGTCCGTTCCTCACCGATGTCGCCAGTGCCAGAACTCAGCCATTGTTACAATTATCGGATTTACGTGGCACCTCCATGGCGATGGCGGTGGATGCACTGCTGATTCATCATGGCAGTGACTGGCGTGCATTGTTGCCGCTCACAGCTTTACCCAATACCGAAATCAATGCTGCGCACATCCGTGCCGCACTGCACGGATTACCCAACGTTATTCTGGTGGACATGACACAGGAATCAAACCAGCTCTATTCCAGCTATTTGCATGAAGCCATCCTGCTGTCATTAGGCGGGCTAGTTGCCGTCATTGCCTTATTACTGATCGTGTTCCGCTCTCCTGCACGGGTGCTGCGCATACTCGCACCACTGGCAGTAGCAGTGATAACGGTCACGGCGGGGCTGACGCTGCTAGGACACGCATTAACCATATTACATTTGATCGGACTGTTGCTGGTGGTTGCCATAGGCTCCAATTACGCCTTGTTTTTTGACCGCAATACAAATACGCCAGCCATTGCCCCACGCACTTTGGCATCAATGTTCTTTGCCAATCTAACCACTGTAGCGGGCTTTGGATTACTGGCTTTTTCTGACGTTTCCATACTGCAAGCCATGGGCATGACCGTCGCGCCTGGCGTGATATTGGCGCTGATCTACTCAGCCATTTTTGCACGCACTGCCCATGCCGAAAACTAG
- a CDS encoding phosphatase PAP2 family protein, which translates to MISPWYRQIGAALTKHILLKATGTPTFIALFFVAYLYLLKHPAFPVSIMPFTALDALIPYQPATMPLYLSLWVYVSLPSSLLTTRRELFTYAGAMTTTCLTGLIIFYFWPSAVPAASIDWSQHASMAYLKSVDAGGNAFPSLHVATAIFSAMWLHDVLRRFRAPSWVLVINSVWCAGIVYSTLATRQHVIIDVIGGLVLGAVIAQYALRKQARSTAP; encoded by the coding sequence ATGATATCACCCTGGTATCGCCAAATAGGCGCGGCACTGACCAAGCACATCCTGCTCAAAGCCACAGGTACGCCCACCTTCATCGCGCTGTTTTTTGTCGCCTACTTGTACCTGCTCAAACACCCTGCGTTTCCGGTCAGCATCATGCCATTTACTGCCCTAGATGCGCTAATCCCCTACCAGCCAGCAACCATGCCGCTATATTTATCGTTGTGGGTATATGTTTCATTGCCCTCATCTCTGCTCACCACGCGACGCGAACTATTTACCTATGCTGGTGCCATGACCACTACCTGCCTGACTGGATTGATCATATTTTATTTTTGGCCGAGTGCAGTTCCAGCAGCCAGTATCGACTGGTCACAACATGCCAGTATGGCCTACCTTAAAAGCGTGGATGCGGGTGGTAATGCTTTCCCTTCCCTGCATGTCGCGACTGCTATATTTTCAGCTATGTGGCTGCATGACGTATTACGCCGATTTCGCGCACCGAGTTGGGTACTGGTAATAAATAGCGTATGGTGTGCGGGGATTGTTTACTCAACTTTGGCAACACGCCAGCATGTCATTATCGATGTGATAGGTGGACTTGTTCTGGGCGCGGTCATAGCGCAATATGCGTTACGTAAACAAGCCCGATCAACAGCACCTTAA
- a CDS encoding acyl-CoA synthetase, whose product MSTQHWTATPERSNMLMLRIMTWISLRMGRRAGRVILHLIAAYFLIFSPSSRRASLTYLTRALNRKANWRDMYRHFYSFASTIHDRIYLINQRFDLFDIQVSGQACIDEAIQSGTGVFLVGAHFGSFEVMHAMGRSIPNLHVSMVMHENNAMKINAMLAAINPEAAADIIGLGHIDTMLKVRERLEQGAMVGILADRTLGEDATQPVSLLGHTAHLPTGPFRMAALLRQRMVFMTGVYLGANRYQISFEPLADFTDIPTGQRGTLVNAAVMRYAALIEQHCRNAPYNWFNFFDFWQQPHTATTENT is encoded by the coding sequence ATGAGTACGCAGCACTGGACAGCCACCCCCGAACGCAGCAACATGCTGATGCTGCGTATCATGACCTGGATTTCCCTGCGCATGGGGCGACGCGCAGGCCGTGTTATTTTGCATCTGATTGCAGCCTATTTCCTGATATTTTCTCCCAGCAGTCGCCGCGCCTCACTCACCTACCTTACTCGAGCACTGAATCGCAAAGCTAACTGGCGTGACATGTACCGTCATTTTTACAGCTTTGCCAGCACCATACATGATCGCATCTACCTCATTAATCAACGCTTTGACTTATTTGATATTCAGGTCTCAGGGCAAGCGTGTATAGACGAGGCAATACAATCCGGCACAGGGGTGTTTCTGGTAGGCGCCCACTTTGGCAGCTTCGAAGTGATGCATGCTATGGGACGCAGCATCCCCAATCTGCACGTGAGCATGGTCATGCATGAAAACAATGCGATGAAAATAAATGCGATGCTTGCCGCCATCAATCCTGAAGCCGCTGCCGACATTATCGGTCTGGGTCACATCGACACCATGCTCAAGGTGCGTGAACGCCTGGAACAAGGTGCCATGGTCGGTATACTAGCTGACCGTACTTTAGGCGAAGACGCCACGCAGCCAGTCAGTTTATTAGGACATACCGCACATCTGCCAACCGGACCATTCCGCATGGCCGCACTGTTGCGCCAGCGCATGGTATTTATGACTGGGGTATATCTCGGTGCTAACCGTTACCAGATCAGCTTTGAGCCACTAGCCGACTTCACCGACATCCCCACCGGGCAACGTGGCACCTTAGTCAACGCTGCCGTTATGCGTTATGCTGCGCTAATCGAACAGCATTGCCGTAATGCACCCTATAACTGGTTTAATTTTTTTGATTTCTGGCAACAACCACATACTGCCACTACTGAAAACACATGA
- a CDS encoding polysaccharide deacetylase family protein: MPKTSWQPSLLIYLTLAIHVTALLVLITTPQHWRWVLASLIANHLLLTMVGLWPRSTWLGKNWTQLPDAAIARNEIALTIDDGPDPEVTPQVLDILARYSVHATFFCIGDVAQRYPELCRDIIKRGHTIENHSQRHHHNFSLMGIKDLTQEIQAAQTTLTGITGQPPLFFRAPAGLRNPFLDPVLHKLGLQLASWSVRAFDTRVGDADKVARALIQGLHAGAIVLLHDAHAARTDTGEPVILKVLPDVIEAALAAQLRFVTLRQACS, translated from the coding sequence ATGCCGAAAACTAGCTGGCAGCCGAGCCTACTCATCTACCTGACGCTGGCGATCCACGTGACTGCGCTGCTCGTGTTGATCACAACACCGCAGCACTGGCGCTGGGTGCTAGCCAGCCTCATTGCCAATCATCTCCTCCTCACCATGGTTGGTTTATGGCCTCGCAGCACATGGCTGGGGAAAAACTGGACTCAGTTACCTGATGCTGCCATAGCGCGGAATGAAATCGCCCTCACCATAGATGATGGCCCTGATCCTGAAGTCACGCCCCAGGTGCTGGATATACTTGCTCGTTATAGTGTGCATGCCACTTTCTTTTGCATAGGTGATGTTGCACAACGCTATCCAGAATTATGCCGAGACATCATTAAGCGTGGCCACACCATAGAAAATCATAGCCAGCGGCATCACCACAATTTTTCCTTAATGGGCATCAAAGATCTGACTCAGGAAATTCAAGCAGCTCAAACCACACTGACAGGAATTACCGGGCAGCCCCCATTATTTTTCCGCGCCCCTGCTGGCTTGCGCAATCCATTTCTCGATCCTGTGCTGCATAAATTAGGACTGCAACTCGCCAGCTGGTCGGTGCGCGCCTTTGATACCCGCGTTGGCGATGCTGACAAGGTTGCGCGCGCACTGATACAGGGTCTGCACGCAGGCGCTATCGTTTTATTGCATGACGCGCACGCAGCGCGCACCGATACTGGTGAGCCTGTCATACTAAAAGTCCTACCCGATGTGATTGAAGCCGCACTAGCCGCACAGCTACGCTTTGTCACCTTACGTCAGGCCTGTTCATGA
- a CDS encoding AMP-binding protein has translation MHSCNILRIAIKPQTMPSIPLFSHTQPDQIIAWQHGTAITAAQFLADVKQLAAQLPASSHILNMCADRYRFAVGLAAAVISNKISLLPPTHTAEMINQLKCYAPDAFCLTEQALPAIALPQTLYPAAPATISEQFDIPQIANTQHVAIVFTSGSTGVPQAHTKTWGQLTHSARAEAQQLGLMDGATYTLIGTVPPQHMYGLESTVIMPLQSSNALDSRQPFYPADICQAIAAAPAPAVLISSPVHLRALLDAGLQPDPIALIVSATAPLSVELAGALETRFHTHVHEVYGSTETGVIATRLPVHSAAWQLFPNIKLSINGEHASVSSVQINPAITLNDIIEPVGENTFLLHGRTADLVNIAGKRSSLSYLNHQLTSLPGVVDGAFYMPDEITPDSITRLAAFVVAPALDATQLRALLRACIDPAFLPRPLIFVDQLPRNATGKLPRTALRDLLHNHLTPPAA, from the coding sequence GTGCATTCATGCAACATTCTGCGCATCGCCATTAAGCCACAGACCATGCCGAGCATCCCGTTATTTTCCCACACCCAGCCAGACCAGATCATCGCCTGGCAACATGGCACAGCCATCACCGCCGCGCAATTTTTGGCTGATGTGAAACAACTTGCGGCGCAGCTCCCAGCAAGCTCGCACATACTTAATATGTGTGCTGACCGCTACCGCTTTGCCGTCGGCTTAGCCGCTGCGGTCATCAGCAACAAAATCAGCCTGCTGCCACCAACTCACACCGCAGAAATGATTAATCAGCTCAAGTGCTATGCACCCGACGCATTCTGCCTCACTGAGCAAGCTTTACCAGCAATAGCCCTGCCACAAACCCTATACCCTGCTGCACCTGCGACCATCAGCGAGCAATTTGATATTCCGCAAATTGCAAATACGCAGCACGTAGCTATCGTATTTACCTCAGGCTCAACGGGTGTCCCACAAGCACATACCAAAACCTGGGGGCAACTAACACACAGCGCCCGCGCTGAAGCACAACAACTCGGTTTAATGGATGGCGCAACATATACGCTCATCGGCACTGTTCCTCCGCAGCACATGTACGGACTGGAATCGACAGTCATCATGCCGTTGCAAAGTAGCAATGCGCTCGACAGCCGGCAGCCTTTTTATCCTGCCGATATCTGTCAGGCAATCGCTGCGGCGCCTGCGCCCGCTGTGCTGATTTCCTCCCCTGTACATCTGCGTGCACTGCTTGATGCTGGTCTACAACCAGACCCTATTGCCTTGATCGTCTCAGCGACTGCGCCACTTTCGGTCGAGCTGGCTGGTGCACTTGAAACCCGGTTTCACACCCATGTACACGAAGTCTATGGCAGCACTGAAACGGGTGTAATCGCCACACGGCTGCCTGTACACAGTGCCGCATGGCAGCTGTTCCCGAACATCAAACTCAGCATAAATGGCGAACATGCAAGTGTCAGCAGCGTACAAATCAATCCCGCAATCACGCTGAATGACATCATTGAGCCTGTCGGTGAAAACACATTCCTGCTGCACGGACGCACTGCTGACTTAGTTAACATTGCAGGCAAGCGTAGTTCGCTGAGCTATCTCAATCACCAGCTGACCAGTCTGCCGGGTGTCGTCGATGGCGCGTTTTACATGCCTGACGAGATTACCCCCGACAGCATTACTCGCCTCGCGGCATTTGTCGTTGCACCAGCACTGGATGCAACACAATTACGAGCTTTGTTACGAGCATGCATAGATCCGGCGTTTTTACCACGCCCATTGATATTCGTAGACCAGCTCCCGCGTAACGCCACTGGCAAACTGCCGCGGACGGCATTACGAGATTTATTGCACAACCATCTGACTCCACCTGCAGCATGA
- the argB gene encoding acetylglutamate kinase, protein MPTSQFTPGDKANILSEALPYIQRFFDKTIVIKYGGNAMTDDKLKEGFARDVVLLKLVGMNPVIVHGGGPQIGELLKRVGKQSEFIQGMRVTDEETMDVVEMVLGGLVNKEIVNLINQQGGKAVGLTGKDGGMIRAKKLLIADQDDPNIKHDIGSVGEVLGIDPELVELLDTRDFIPVIAPVGVGMDGESYNINADLVAGKLAETLRAEKLILMTNIPGVLDKEGGLLTGLTAQRVDELIANGTIYGGMLPKIHCALDAVKNGVHTAHIIDGRVNHALLLEVLTKDGVGTLIKRS, encoded by the coding sequence ATGCCTACCAGCCAATTTACGCCCGGCGACAAAGCCAATATCCTGTCAGAAGCGTTACCTTACATACAGCGTTTTTTTGATAAAACCATAGTCATCAAATACGGCGGCAACGCCATGACTGACGACAAGCTAAAAGAAGGCTTTGCGCGTGACGTGGTGCTGCTGAAATTAGTCGGCATGAACCCGGTTATCGTCCACGGCGGCGGCCCACAGATAGGTGAACTGTTAAAACGCGTAGGCAAGCAAAGCGAGTTCATTCAGGGCATGCGCGTGACTGACGAAGAAACCATGGACGTAGTTGAAATGGTACTGGGTGGTCTGGTTAACAAGGAAATCGTCAACCTCATCAATCAGCAGGGTGGTAAGGCGGTCGGTTTGACAGGTAAGGACGGCGGCATGATACGTGCCAAAAAACTGCTCATTGCCGACCAGGATGACCCCAATATCAAACATGACATAGGCTCAGTCGGTGAAGTGCTGGGCATAGATCCGGAGTTGGTAGAGTTGCTCGACACGCGCGATTTCATCCCTGTTATCGCCCCGGTCGGTGTAGGCATGGACGGTGAATCTTACAATATCAACGCAGACTTGGTCGCAGGCAAACTGGCTGAAACCTTGCGCGCGGAAAAACTCATCCTCATGACCAACATTCCTGGCGTACTGGATAAAGAGGGCGGCTTACTCACCGGCCTGACCGCGCAACGGGTTGATGAGCTGATTGCCAATGGCACTATTTATGGCGGCATGCTGCCTAAAATCCACTGCGCGCTGGATGCAGTCAAGAATGGCGTACATACCGCGCACATTATTGATGGCCGGGTAAACCATGCATTATTGCTGGAAGTGCTGACCAAAGATGGTGTCGGCACATTAATTAAACGCAGTTAA